A region from the Chthoniobacterales bacterium genome encodes:
- the lhgO gene encoding L-2-hydroxyglutarate oxidase produces the protein MAAQRFVIVGGGIVGLATALKLLAKRPELDVTLLEKEARVGNHQSTHNSGVLHAGLYYKPGSRKARLAVQGIREMIRFCEEHGVAHEICGKLVVATDAEEVSRLRTLLERGQQNGLRDLQWLEAGAMREIEPHVAGVAAVRVPEEGIVDYRAVCDAMSLEIVRKGGRVELQSNVTRITPDGTGCKIGTTQKEYAADYLINCAGLHCDRVGMLAGENPEDRILPFRGEYYQLRSDRTHLVRNLIYPVPDPKFPFLGVHFTRMIHGGVEAGPNAVLALAREGYTKTRISLPDLTDALSFPGLWKFMAQYPRMCWDETLRSFSRRLFAQSLRKLVPEIEESDLTPGGAGVRAQAISPNGELVQDFRLVQRANALHLFNAPSPAATASLAIGGEIVELIFQSSSS, from the coding sequence ATGGCGGCCCAGCGATTTGTTATCGTCGGCGGCGGGATTGTGGGACTGGCAACGGCGTTGAAGTTGCTCGCGAAGCGGCCGGAGTTAGACGTCACTCTGCTCGAAAAAGAGGCGCGCGTGGGAAATCACCAGAGCACGCACAACAGCGGCGTGCTGCACGCGGGGCTCTATTACAAACCCGGCTCGCGCAAGGCCCGGCTGGCTGTGCAGGGCATTCGGGAAATGATTCGGTTTTGCGAGGAGCACGGGGTAGCGCACGAGATTTGCGGGAAACTGGTCGTCGCGACGGATGCGGAGGAAGTGAGCCGACTCAGAACCTTATTGGAGCGCGGTCAGCAAAATGGATTGCGCGATTTGCAATGGCTGGAAGCCGGGGCGATGCGCGAGATCGAACCGCATGTCGCCGGCGTCGCCGCCGTGCGCGTGCCCGAGGAGGGAATCGTGGATTATCGGGCCGTCTGCGATGCGATGAGCTTGGAGATAGTTAGGAAAGGCGGCCGAGTCGAGTTGCAGTCGAATGTGACTCGCATTACGCCGGATGGAACAGGCTGTAAAATAGGGACGACTCAAAAGGAATACGCGGCTGATTATTTAATCAACTGCGCCGGGCTGCATTGTGATCGCGTCGGAATGCTGGCTGGTGAAAATCCAGAAGATCGGATTCTGCCATTTCGCGGGGAGTACTATCAGTTGCGGTCGGATCGAACTCACCTGGTGCGAAATCTGATTTATCCCGTGCCCGATCCGAAGTTTCCGTTTTTGGGAGTTCACTTCACGCGCATGATTCACGGCGGCGTGGAGGCCGGGCCCAATGCGGTGCTGGCGCTGGCGCGGGAAGGTTATACCAAAACTCGAATCTCGCTCCCTGATCTGACGGACGCACTGTCGTTTCCTGGACTGTGGAAGTTCATGGCGCAGTATCCGCGCATGTGCTGGGATGAAACGCTGCGCTCGTTTAGCCGGCGACTCTTTGCCCAATCGCTGCGGAAGCTGGTGCCGGAGATAGAAGAATCCGATCTTACTCCCGGCGGCGCGGGTGTGCGGGCGCAGGCGATTTCGCCGAATGGCGAATTGGTGCAGGATTTCCGACTGGTCCAGCGCGCGAATGCGTTGCATTTGTTCAATGCCCCCTCGCCCGCTGCCACGGCTTCGCTGGCGATTGGCGGTGAAATCGTGGAGCTGATTTTTCAATCGAGTTCCAGTTAA
- the rpoC gene encoding DNA-directed RNA polymerase subunit beta' encodes MLDTNLREILGEERSVGFDQVGINVASPDSIRSWSRGEVKNPETINYRTFKPEKGGLFCERIFGPTRDWECSCGKYKRIKHKGVICDRCGVEVTLSRVRRERMGHIELAVPVSHIWFYKCMPSRIGLMLDMSGRQLERVIYYEDYIVIDPGQTPLTKTQLLTEAEYREAVEQYGEGNFVAGMGAEAIKTLLSLADLATLAKELEEAMGNTKSKQIRKKLAKRIKLVQGFASSHSRPEWMVLAVLPVIPPDLRPLVPLEGGRFATSDLNDLYRRVINRNNRLKNLLQLKTPDVIIRNEKRMLQEAVDALFDNGRHGRAVTGAGNRPLKSLSDMLKGKGGRFRQNLLGKRVDYSGRSVIVIGPELKLHQCGLPKKMALVLFEPFIIRRLKEMGYVHTVRSAKKLIEKQTPEVWDILDEVTKGHPILLNRAPTLHRLSIQAFEPMLIEGEAIRVHPLVCTAYNADFDGDQMAVHVPLSVEAQMEARLLMLATNNIFSPSSGKPVMTPSQDIVLGCYYLTQEPRKITDGSAEPRKPLFADAGEVEFAMADGAVKVHDRVRLKNPDFGKVTHYGDTTSRILETTAGRVLFNQIWPANLGFFNKTCSKKQLSDVIFRTYQVAGQKETVTSLDLLKELGFRWATKAGVSVGIVDMIIPPEKHHSIDHARKEVGVVEKQFRSGIITPGERYNKVVDIWTQAGNAISDVMFRTLQHNEGRKEINPVWLMVDSGARGNRTQVNQLGGMRGLMAKPSGDIIERPITANFREGLSVLDYFISTHGARKGLSDTALKTADSGYLTRKLVDASQDVIINEADCGTTNGIVVRPIYEGDEEVVDLKTRIIGRVSCETIKDSITNKTLIKANQMVDENAADAIDKLGVEQLKIRSVLTCETGRGVCALCYGRNLATGGLIRLGEAVGIIAAQSIGEPGTQLTMRTFHIGGVASQTFKQPIIKAKNAGELRFIDLRVVQSLDGNWIVLNKNGAVAVFAEDGRELEKHNVVIGAVIAFADGSKVKPADTLVQWDPYNVPILTEKPGIVEFRDMIRGVTVKTDVDEQTGVKGTVVIEHKEDLHPQIVIIGDSGEIIASYSIPAGAHISVAEGKKVQGGQLLAKTPRKVAKTKDITGGLPRVAELFEARRPKDASEIAKIDGVVEIAGTVRGKRKIIVKDADTGAEEEHLVPLAKHIIVSKGDFVKKGSQLTDGPVPPHDILDVCGPQALQEHLVNEVQEVYRLQGVEINDKHIEIIVRQMLRKVKVTEPGDTSLLWGDQIDRLEFEKENAAVIEKGGKPAEASPVLLGITKASLETDSFISAASFQDTTRVLTEAATLGKIDILRGFKENVIMGHLIPAGTGFPGYRNTKTVDMVETFEDVSEDEDEVEVFEPAVG; translated from the coding sequence ATGCTCGATACCAATCTACGTGAAATTTTAGGTGAAGAACGCTCGGTCGGATTTGACCAAGTGGGAATCAACGTCGCGTCGCCCGACTCCATCCGCTCCTGGAGCCGTGGAGAAGTGAAAAACCCCGAAACGATCAACTATCGCACGTTCAAGCCTGAAAAAGGCGGCTTGTTCTGCGAACGCATTTTCGGTCCTACTCGCGACTGGGAATGTTCCTGCGGCAAATACAAACGCATCAAACACAAGGGCGTCATCTGCGACCGTTGCGGCGTTGAAGTTACCTTGAGCCGCGTTCGCCGCGAGCGGATGGGTCACATCGAACTCGCCGTTCCCGTGTCCCACATTTGGTTCTACAAATGCATGCCTTCCCGTATCGGCCTGATGCTCGACATGAGCGGCCGCCAGTTGGAGCGCGTCATTTATTACGAGGACTACATCGTCATTGATCCGGGTCAGACTCCGCTCACCAAAACCCAGCTTCTCACCGAGGCTGAGTATCGTGAAGCTGTCGAGCAGTACGGTGAAGGTAATTTCGTCGCCGGAATGGGCGCGGAAGCGATCAAAACTCTGCTCTCACTAGCTGATCTGGCCACGCTCGCCAAGGAATTGGAAGAGGCGATGGGCAACACCAAGTCCAAGCAGATTCGCAAGAAACTGGCCAAGCGCATCAAGCTCGTTCAGGGTTTTGCGTCTTCGCATTCCCGTCCTGAATGGATGGTTCTGGCGGTTCTGCCTGTTATCCCACCGGATCTTCGCCCGCTCGTTCCGCTCGAAGGTGGACGTTTTGCGACCTCCGATTTGAACGACCTCTATCGTCGCGTCATCAACCGCAACAACCGGTTGAAAAACCTGCTCCAGCTGAAAACTCCAGACGTGATCATTCGCAACGAAAAACGCATGTTGCAGGAAGCTGTCGATGCCTTGTTCGACAATGGTCGTCATGGCCGCGCTGTAACTGGTGCCGGCAACCGTCCGCTCAAATCTCTCAGCGACATGCTCAAGGGAAAAGGTGGTCGTTTCCGTCAGAACTTGCTTGGCAAACGCGTCGATTACTCGGGTCGTTCCGTCATCGTCATCGGACCGGAACTCAAGCTTCACCAGTGCGGTCTGCCGAAGAAAATGGCGCTCGTTTTGTTCGAGCCCTTTATCATTCGCCGCCTCAAAGAAATGGGCTACGTCCACACCGTACGCAGCGCCAAAAAGCTCATCGAGAAACAGACTCCCGAAGTGTGGGACATTCTGGATGAAGTGACCAAGGGTCACCCGATCCTGCTGAACCGCGCTCCGACATTGCACCGTCTGTCGATCCAGGCTTTCGAGCCAATGTTGATCGAGGGTGAGGCGATTCGTGTTCACCCGCTCGTTTGCACGGCTTACAACGCCGACTTCGACGGTGACCAGATGGCCGTTCACGTTCCGCTCTCCGTCGAGGCTCAGATGGAAGCCCGCCTGCTCATGCTGGCGACGAACAACATCTTCTCGCCATCGAGCGGCAAGCCCGTGATGACTCCTTCGCAGGACATCGTTCTCGGCTGTTACTATCTCACTCAAGAGCCCCGGAAAATAACCGATGGCAGCGCGGAACCTCGCAAACCCCTCTTCGCCGACGCTGGCGAAGTTGAGTTCGCAATGGCTGACGGTGCGGTCAAAGTGCATGACCGCGTGCGTCTGAAGAACCCCGATTTCGGCAAGGTCACCCATTATGGCGACACGACTTCCCGCATTCTCGAAACGACCGCAGGCCGTGTTTTGTTCAATCAGATCTGGCCAGCGAACCTCGGTTTCTTCAACAAGACCTGCTCGAAGAAACAGCTCTCCGACGTTATTTTCCGCACCTACCAAGTCGCGGGACAGAAAGAGACCGTAACCTCGCTGGACCTGCTCAAGGAGCTTGGCTTCCGCTGGGCGACCAAGGCCGGCGTCTCCGTCGGTATCGTGGACATGATTATTCCACCGGAAAAGCATCATTCCATCGACCATGCCCGCAAGGAAGTCGGAGTTGTGGAGAAACAATTCCGCTCCGGCATCATCACTCCCGGCGAGCGCTACAACAAAGTCGTCGATATCTGGACTCAGGCTGGCAATGCCATCTCGGACGTTATGTTCCGGACCTTGCAGCACAACGAAGGCCGCAAGGAAATCAACCCGGTCTGGCTCATGGTCGATTCCGGCGCTCGTGGTAACCGCACCCAGGTCAACCAGCTCGGCGGCATGCGCGGCCTCATGGCCAAGCCTTCCGGCGACATTATCGAACGCCCGATCACTGCGAACTTCCGCGAAGGTCTCTCGGTTCTCGATTACTTCATTTCCACGCACGGCGCCCGCAAGGGTCTGTCTGATACGGCGTTGAAGACGGCGGATTCCGGTTACCTCACCCGCAAATTGGTCGATGCGTCCCAAGACGTTATCATCAACGAGGCGGATTGCGGCACGACCAACGGCATCGTTGTTCGTCCGATTTACGAGGGCGACGAGGAAGTTGTGGATCTTAAAACCCGCATCATCGGTCGCGTTTCTTGCGAAACCATCAAGGACTCGATCACGAACAAGACGCTCATCAAAGCCAATCAAATGGTCGATGAAAATGCGGCGGACGCGATCGACAAACTCGGCGTCGAGCAACTCAAGATTCGCTCGGTTCTCACCTGCGAAACCGGTCGCGGCGTTTGCGCCCTCTGCTATGGACGCAACCTCGCCACTGGCGGACTCATCCGCCTCGGTGAAGCGGTCGGTATCATCGCCGCCCAATCCATCGGCGAACCCGGCACCCAGCTCACGATGCGAACCTTCCACATCGGTGGCGTCGCCTCGCAGACCTTCAAGCAGCCGATCATCAAGGCGAAAAACGCAGGCGAGTTGCGGTTCATTGACCTCCGCGTCGTGCAATCGCTCGACGGCAACTGGATCGTTCTCAACAAGAACGGCGCGGTCGCTGTCTTTGCCGAGGACGGTCGCGAACTCGAGAAACACAACGTCGTCATTGGTGCGGTCATCGCATTTGCCGACGGCAGCAAGGTCAAACCCGCCGACACCCTCGTGCAATGGGATCCTTACAACGTGCCGATTCTCACCGAGAAACCCGGTATCGTTGAGTTCCGCGACATGATCCGTGGCGTCACCGTCAAAACCGACGTGGACGAGCAAACAGGCGTCAAAGGCACTGTCGTCATCGAGCACAAAGAGGATTTGCACCCGCAGATCGTCATCATCGGCGACAGCGGAGAAATCATTGCCAGCTACTCCATTCCTGCCGGCGCCCACATTTCCGTGGCCGAAGGCAAGAAAGTCCAGGGTGGTCAGCTCCTCGCCAAAACGCCGCGTAAAGTCGCGAAAACCAAGGACATCACCGGTGGTCTGCCCCGTGTCGCCGAGCTTTTCGAGGCTCGCCGTCCGAAAGACGCCTCTGAGATCGCCAAAATCGACGGTGTGGTCGAGATCGCGGGAACCGTTCGCGGCAAACGCAAGATCATCGTCAAGGACGCCGATACCGGCGCGGAAGAGGAACACCTCGTGCCGCTCGCCAAGCACATCATCGTTTCCAAGGGCGATTTCGTTAAGAAAGGCTCCCAGCTCACCGACGGACCTGTTCCGCCGCACGACATCCTTGACGTTTGCGGACCGCAGGCGCTTCAGGAGCATCTCGTCAATGAGGTGCAGGAAGTCTATCGTCTGCAAGGCGTCGAAATTAACGACAAGCACATCGAAATCATCGTTCGTCAGATGCTCCGCAAGGTCAAAGTCACCGAACCCGGCGACACCAGCTTGCTCTGGGGCGATCAGATTGACCGTCTCGAATTCGAGAAGGAAAACGCCGCTGTCATCGAAAAAGGTGGCAAGCCTGCAGAAGCCAGTCCAGTTCTGCTCGGTATCACCAAAGCCTCGCTCGAGACTGACTCGTTCATCTCGGCGGCTTCGTTCCAAGACACCACCCGCGTCCTTACCGAAGCGGCGACTCTGGGCAAGATCGACATTCTGCGCGGCTTCAAAGAGAACGTCATCATGGGTCACCTCATTCCTGCGGGCACCGGTTTCCCCGGCTATCGCAACACGAAGACTGTGGACATGGTCGAGACCTTCGAAGACGTCAGCGAAGACGAGGACGAGGTCGAAGTATTCGAGCCAGCCGTCGGCTAA